From a region of the Leptospira kmetyi serovar Malaysia str. Bejo-Iso9 genome:
- a CDS encoding MBL fold metallo-hydrolase → MKVKLYGVRGSLPTPLSESEYREKILKILKAAHSEIKRQNGQFSEEKFLNSLDPSLSRTVGGNTTCVFIQAQSGERYIIDCGSGIRQLGNDLLSQGLKPGDSIHILITHTHWDHIQGWMFFKPAYFPGVDIHFYSTIPNLQERFERQQNEENFPLPLSGMMSTKTFHLLEKNKSAQIGSVKVTPFLLRHPGNCTGFRFEENGKSFLFCTDVEVQEPDLDEFSDLKNTFGKTDMLIIDAQYSSEEAEKKVGWGHTSGKVAVRCGEILEVDRLVLTHHEPDHKDEDILRIFQQESGASSKMEVLLGRENDSFSL, encoded by the coding sequence GTGAAAGTAAAACTATACGGCGTAAGGGGCTCACTCCCCACACCACTGAGCGAATCGGAATATCGGGAGAAAATTCTCAAAATTCTGAAAGCGGCTCATTCCGAGATCAAACGGCAAAACGGGCAGTTTTCAGAGGAAAAATTCTTAAACTCCTTGGATCCGTCTCTTTCACGAACAGTCGGCGGAAACACCACCTGCGTCTTTATACAGGCCCAATCCGGAGAAAGATATATCATCGATTGCGGCTCGGGAATCAGACAACTCGGAAACGATCTTTTGAGCCAAGGTCTTAAACCCGGAGATTCGATCCACATTCTGATCACTCATACGCATTGGGATCACATTCAAGGTTGGATGTTTTTTAAACCCGCTTATTTTCCCGGAGTCGATATTCATTTTTATTCTACCATTCCGAACCTTCAGGAGCGATTCGAAAGACAACAAAACGAGGAAAATTTTCCTCTTCCTCTTTCGGGAATGATGTCCACAAAGACCTTTCATCTTTTGGAAAAAAACAAAAGCGCTCAAATCGGTTCCGTAAAAGTGACTCCGTTTCTTCTCAGACATCCGGGTAACTGCACCGGGTTCCGATTTGAAGAGAATGGAAAAAGTTTTTTGTTTTGCACGGACGTAGAGGTTCAAGAGCCTGATCTGGACGAGTTCTCCGATCTCAAAAATACCTTCGGAAAAACGGACATGCTGATCATCGACGCTCAGTATAGCTCCGAAGAAGCCGAAAAGAAAGTGGGTTGGGGACATACCTCGGGAAAAGTCGCGGTTCGTTGCGGAGAAATATTGGAAGTGGATCGGTTGGTGTTGACACATCACGAACCGGATCACAAAGACGAGGA